AAGAAGAACGAGGACATGTACCTGTTCTCGCCGTACGACGTCGAACGGGTCTACGGCACGGCGTTCGCCGACATCTCGGTGACCGAGAAGTACTACGAGATGGTCGACGACGCGCGCATCCGCAAGACCAAGATCAAAGCCCGCGAGTTCTTCCAGACGCTGGCCGAGCTGCAGTTCGAGTCCGGCTACCCGTACATCATGTACGAGGACACGGTGAATCGGGCCAACCCCATCGAGGGCAAGATCACGCACTCGAACCTGTGCTCGGAGATCCTGCAGGTGTCCACGCCTTCGTTGTTCAACGACGACTTGTCCTATGCCAAAGTGGGCAAAGACATTTCGTGCAACCTGGGGTCGCTGAACATCGCCAGGACGATGGACTCGCCGGACTTCGCGCAAACCATCGAGGTGGCGATCCGCGCGCTGACCGCGGTGAGCGACCAGACCCACATCACCTCGGTGCCGTCAATCGAGCAGGGCAACAACGACTCCCACGCGATCGGTCTGGGTCAGATGAACCTGCACGGCTACCTGGCTCGCGAAGAGATCTTCTACGGATCTGAAGAAGGCGTGGACTTCACCAACATCTACTTCTACACGGTGCTCTACCACGCGTTGCGCGCTTCGAACCGCATCGCGATCGAACGGGGTACGCACTTCAAAGGTTTCGAGCGGTCCAAGTACGCCTCGGGTGAGTTCTTCGACAAGTACACCGAACAGGTCTGGGAGCCCGCTACCGATAAGGTGCGCCAGCTCTTCGCCGACGCCGACATTCGCATCCCGAACCAGGACGACTGGAAGCGGCTCAAGGAGTCGGTGCAGACGCACGGCATCTACAACCAGAACCTGCAGGCGGTGCCGCCGACCGGGTCGATCTCCTACATCAACCACTCGACGTCCTCGATCCACCCGATCGTGTCCAAGGTGGAGATCCGTAAGGAAGGCAAGATCGGCCGCGTCTACTACCCGGCGCCCTACATGACCAACGAGAACCTGGAGTACTACCAGGACGCCTACGAGATCGGCTACGAGAAGATCATCGACACCTACGCCGCTGCTACCCAGCACGTGGACCAGGGGTTGTCGCTGACGCTGTTCTTCAAGGACACCGCGACCACGCGTGACGTGAACAAAGCCCAGATCTACGCGTGGCGCAAGGGCATCAAGACCCTGTACTACATCCGGCTG
This genomic stretch from Mycobacterium paragordonae harbors:
- the nrdE gene encoding class 1b ribonucleoside-diphosphate reductase subunit alpha, whose amino-acid sequence is MPPTVTAEPVTAGVHGLPDETDYHALNARLNLYDADGKIQFEKDVLAARQYFLEHVNQNTVFFHNQDEKLDYLIRENYYEREVLDQYSRNFVKTLLDRAYAKKFRFPTFLGAFKYYTSYTLKTFDGKRYLERFEDRVVMVSLTLAAGDTGLAEKLVDEIIDGRFQPATPTFLNSGKKQRGEPVSCFLLRIEDNMESIGRSINSALQLSKRGGGVALLLSNIREHGAPIKNIENQSSGVIPIMKLLEDSFSYANQLGARQGAGAVYLNAHHPDIYRFLDTKRENADEKIRIKTLSLGVVIPDITFELAKKNEDMYLFSPYDVERVYGTAFADISVTEKYYEMVDDARIRKTKIKAREFFQTLAELQFESGYPYIMYEDTVNRANPIEGKITHSNLCSEILQVSTPSLFNDDLSYAKVGKDISCNLGSLNIARTMDSPDFAQTIEVAIRALTAVSDQTHITSVPSIEQGNNDSHAIGLGQMNLHGYLAREEIFYGSEEGVDFTNIYFYTVLYHALRASNRIAIERGTHFKGFERSKYASGEFFDKYTEQVWEPATDKVRQLFADADIRIPNQDDWKRLKESVQTHGIYNQNLQAVPPTGSISYINHSTSSIHPIVSKVEIRKEGKIGRVYYPAPYMTNENLEYYQDAYEIGYEKIIDTYAAATQHVDQGLSLTLFFKDTATTRDVNKAQIYAWRKGIKTLYYIRLRQMALEGTEVEGCVSCML